The DNA segment GTGGTTAGTATTATTGCTTTAGCAGATTTAGTTTATGTTGCAAAAGATCTTATAGGACTTTACTATAAGAGTAATGAAGCTTTATTTGCTTTGGTATTTTGTTATTTGATATTAATTTTACCTTTGTCATTAATACTTAATCATATAGAAAAAAGATTAAATTATGTTTGAAATTTTAAATCAAGAAACTTTTGTTAGATTAGCAGAAGGTTTAAAGGTTACTTTGGAATTATCTATTATAAGTATTTTATTTTCTCTTATTGGTGGAGTTTTTTTTGGAATGGTTATGAATTCTAAAAATAAAATATTATACACATTTTGTCGCTTTATGTTAGAATTTGTACGAATTATGCCTTTAATAGTTTGGCTTTTTATAGTGCATTTTGGCTTAGCAAAGTGGAATGGATTGCACTTAAGTGCTTTAACTTCAAGTATTATAGTATTTAGTATTTGGGGAACTTTTGAGATGATGGATTTGGTTAGATCATCTCTTGCTAGCATACCAAGACATCAGTATGAATCAGGGGCATCTTTGGGTTTTAATAAAATACAAGTTTATTTTTTTATCATTATTCCTTTGTCATTAAGAAGACTTTTGCCTATGAGTATCAATCTTTTCACTAGAATTATTAAAAGTACTTCTATTATATATTTAATAGGTGGAATTGAGCTTATAAAAGTGGGGCAGCAAATAATAGAGTTAAGCTTATTTAAAAATTCTTATTCTGCGTTTGTGATATATGGTTTGATTTTAATAATTTATTTTATCTTGTGTTATCCATTATCGGTATATTCAAGATTTTTAGAAAGAAAATGGAGTTAAGTTGTGAATATATTAAAAATTCAAAATCTACAAAAATATTATGGCGATCATCATGTTTTAAAAGATATAAATTTAGAATTACAACAAAAAGAAGTTGTAGTAATACTTGGTCCAAGTGGTTGTGGTAAATCAACTCTTTTGCGTTGTATAAATGGCTTGGAAGAAATGGCTGATGGTACTATTTATGTAGAAGATGAAAAAATTGATAAAAATTATAAAAAATGGACTCAAATTCGTCAAAAAATAGGTATGGTGTTTCAATCTTATGAACTTTTTGATCATTTAAATGTTGAGCAAAATATACTTTTAGGACCTTTGAAAGTTCAAAAAAGAGATAAAAAAGAAGTATTAGATGAAGCGAAATATTGGCTTGAAAGAGTTGGTCTTTTGCATAAAATAAAAGCTTTTCCTAAAGAATTAAGTGGTGGTCAAAAGCAACGTATAGCTATAGTTAGAAGTCTTTGTATGAATCCTGAGATTATGCTTTTTGATGAAGTTACTGCAGCGCTTGATCCTGAAATAGTACGTGAGGTTTTAGATGTAATTTTAAACTTGGCTAAAGATGGTATGAGTATGCTTATAGTAACTCATGAAATGGGTTTTGCAAAAGCGGTAGCAGATAGAATTGTTTTTATGGATGATGGTAAAATTGTCGAAATTTCAAAGCCTGAAGAGTTTTTTAACAATCCAAAAACAGATCGTGCTAAAAAATTTCTAAATTTATTTAATTTTCATAGTTAAAATATACAAAAATTATCAAAAATTAAGGAGATAAAATGAAAAAAATTGTTTTTTTGTCATTTCTGATGGCTATTTTTTTTGGTGCTTGCTCAAATGAGAGTAATGTAAATTCTATAGATAAAATTAAACAACAAGGCGTTATTCGTATAGGTGTTTTTGGAGATAAGCCTCCATTTGGTTATCTTGATGCGCAAGGTGCAAATCAAGGATATGATGTATTTTTTGCAAAGCGTATAGCAAAAGAACTTTTAGGCGATGAAAATAAAGTACAATTTGTATTAGTTGAAGCAGCAAATAGAGTTGAATTTTTAGAGTCTAATAAGGTTGATATTATTTTGGCTAATTTTACTAAAACTCCTGAACGAGAAGCAGTAGTTGATTTTGCATTACCTTATATGAAGGTTGCTTTAGGTGTCGTCGCTCCTAAAGGCTCTGATATTAAAAGTATCGATGATTTAAAAGATAAAACGTTAATATTAAATAAAGGTACAACAGCAGATGCGTATTTTACAAAAAATCACCCTGAAATTAAAACTATTAAATTTGATCAAAATACAGAAACTTTTGCAGCTTTGCTTGGTAATAGAGGTGATGCTTTAAGTCATGATAATGCATTACTTTTTGCTTGGGCTAAAGAAAATCCAAATTTTGAAGTCGTAATTAAAGAACTTGGAAATCAAGATGTAATAGCTCCTGCTGTTAAAAAAGGTGATGAAGCTATGTTAAAATTTCTTAATGATTTAATTGTTAATTTAAACAAAGAACAATTTTTTCATAAAGCTTATGATGAAACATTAAAACCATTCTTTAGTGATGATATTCAAGCAATTGATGTTGTTGTTGAAGAATAAAAAATAAATTATGCAAAATAAGGCGTTAAGAAATACTATATATGCATCCTTAGGTGGTATTTTAGAATTTTATGATTTTGTGCTTTTTATTTTTTTTGCAAGTATTTTTGCGAAGATATTTTTTCCACAAAATAATGATTTTTGGCCTTTGGTTAACACTTATATTGCTTTTGGCGCTGGGTATTTAGCACGACCATTTGGAGCTATTGTTATGGCTCATTTTGCAGATATTAAAGGACGCAAAAATATATTTTACATTAGCATGCTCTTAATGGTCATTCCAAGTTTTGTTTTGGCATTCTTACCAAATTACGAAAGTATTGGTTTATGTGCTACTTTGATTCTTTTTTTAATCAGAATTACACAAGGATTAGCTATAGGTGCTGAAGTTAGCGGTGCTTGGGTTTTTGTTAGTGAATTTGTCGGTAAAAAAAAGATAGGTTTAGCATTAGGTTTTATTTCTGCTACTTTGACTATAGGTTTATTGCTTGGAAGTCTTGCTACTTTAACTATATATGAATTTTTTACAAAAGAAGAAGTTGAGAAATTTGCTTGGAGGATTCCATTTGTTATAGGTGGAATTTTTGGTATATTGAGTTTATTTTTAAGAACAAAATTAAATGAAACTCCAGAATTTAAAAATATACAACTAAATAATTCTCTTTTAAATTTTCCTTTAAAAAACGCTTTAAAAACTCATAAAATTAGTATGTTTGTTTGTGCTTTGCAAACTATAGTTCTAACAAGTGGTGTAGCAACTTTAATGATATTACCTCAATATTTTGAGAATTTATTGGAAATAAATAAGACTACTGCTTTGTATTATCAAAACTTCGCTATAGTTGCCATTATTATAGGAGCATTAATACAGGGATTTTTAAGCGATATCTTTGGTGCTTTTAAAGTATGTATAATTTTTAGTTTGCTTTTTGGAATTTTTGGATTTTTTTTAAGTTTTTATGATGAAAATTTTATTTATTTTTATTTGTTAACGTGTTTTTCTCAAGGTATTATTTCTTTTGCCCCGATTTTTATGACTCAAATTTTTAGCACACAATTAAGATCAAGTGGTTTATCCTTTGCTTACAATATTTCCTATGCAATTTTAGGTTTTATTACTCCTTTGATTGTTAATTTTATATATAAAGATTATTTTAGTGTGTATATTATTTTTGTAGTTTTAGCAAGTTTGTTAAGTGTATTTGTAGTAAAAAATTTTAAACTAATTCCTTAGATCAAAATGAATGTATATTTTAGATGCGATTTAAATCTTGTTAGTGGAATTTAAATCTATATAACTTTGATATAATTTTATTTAGTATTATTTTTTAGAGGTATTAATGGGTAGAATATTACTTTTAGCTGATGGATTATTCGCTAAAGAATTCGTAAATAAGATATTTAATAATAAAACTTTTGAAGAGATTATAGATATAGTTTATTATAATGATGAAAGTGTTGATTTAAATTTAAAAAATGAGCAATTTTTTTATTATAAATTTGATCCTACAAGCTTAATTAAGCTTGAAAATTTATTAAATGAAGAATATCATCAAGTTATTATTTATATGCAAAAAAAAGAAGATGCTTTGGCATGCTATGAAAACTTAAGAAAAGTTCATTTAAGATTAAATGTTGTGTTGATGGATTTTTGGGGATTAGATATAAAGGATAATTTCTGTGAAATCATTAGTATTTGCGATACTTTAAATACGCGATTAATAGGATGTTTGGACAATATGCCCTCCATGGCTCAATTTATAGGACTTGGCAAAGGTGAAATTATGGAGGTAAAAATTTCAGCAGGTTCAAGCTTTGCTTATAGGCATGTAAGTTCTATTAGTCAAAAGCGTTTTAGAATTGTTATGGTATATCGAAATAATGATTATATATTAGCTAGACCTGGACTTATTTTAATGCCTAATGATAGCATTTTAATTGTAGGAGATCCTAAAGCACTTCAAAGTGTTTTTTCTAGCGTAAAAACGAGTTTAGGGCGCTTTCCTTCTCCGTTTGGAGACAATATACTTTGTATTATTGATATGAAAAAAATGGATGAATTTTCTATAAATAAATTAATTTATGCTAGTTTATTATTTCACACAAGAATTAATAGTAAAAAACTTTATTTTAGGGTAATTAATCCAACTTTAACTTCTATGTATTATAAACTTAAGTCTTTAAATAAAAATAGTGTAGAAGTTATTTTTGACTATGATTATATCGATATAAAAAATATTAAAAACTATACAGAAAGTACTAATATTGGTTTGATTGTAATTGAAAATTATCTTTTTGAAAAAGAAAAAGAATTTTTATTTAATTTAAAAATTCCCATTTTAAAAGCCGGAATTGGAGATTTTGCAGATTTAAAATCTTCGGTGGTTCTTAGTTCTAATTTTGAAGATGTTGAAGGTATTGCTTCTATAATGTTAGATTTAAACAAGCAAATTCAATTAAATTTAAGTTTATATTATTATGCTGTGAAACTTAATAAAGCTGAACTTTTTGAATATATTCAATATTTTGAAAGTCTTTCAAAATTACACGATGAAAAACTCTTGCAAATTGAAGAGAAAGAACGAAATCCTATATCTAAATTTTCATATAGGCAAAATATGTTACATTTTATTCCTTTTAATGAAAAAATTTTAGGTAACAAACTAAATAAAATCTTTAAAACAGATCTTAATACATTGTATTATAAAATGAATAAAAATTATCAATTATTTATTCCATCTTTGTGAGGATAGTATGCAAATAAAAATAGATGTAGATAGAAGTTATTTTGTGTATATTGATGAGCTTGAAAAAATATACTTTGATACAAAAGTAGTAATTTTAACTAATGATACTGTTGCAAAATTACATCTAGATAATTTATTGCATAAAATTCACGCTAAGGAAGTGTTTATTATTAGTATAAAAGATGGTGAAAAATATAAAAATCTACAAACCATAGAAGAAATTTTAAATCAAATGTTTCAATATAAACTTGATAGAAAGAGTTTATTGATTAGTTTTGGTGGCGGAGTGATTTCTGATATGGGCGGTTTTGTGGCCAGTATATATCAAAGAGGAATTGATTTTATAAATATTCCAACCACTTTGCTTGCATGTGTTGATGCGAGTGTTGGTGGAAAAACAGGTATTAATAATAAATTTGGGAAAAATCTTATAGGTAGTTTTTATCAACCAAAAGCTGTATATTGTCAAAGTGAATATTTAAAGACTTTATCATCACGAGAATTGGCAGCAGGAATGGCTGAATTTATAAAAATGGCAGTAATTTTTGATGGTAAAATTTTAGATTTTATAGAAAATTTAGATGAAAATGATTTTTTAAATTCTAATAATAGTGAGCAAAATATAAATCAGATTATACAAGAAAGCGTAAGATTAAAAGCCATGGTGGTATCTAAGGACGAAAAAGAAAGTGGATTAAGAATGCTTTTAAATTATGGTCATACTTTTGCTCATGTGATAGAAAATCAGACAAAATATAAAAAATATTTACATGGAGAAGCTGTGGCTATTGGTATGCATATGGCTAACACTCTTGCCTTAAATTTAGGATTATTAGATGCACAAGTATGTCAAAGAGTGAAAAAAATACTTAACAAGTTTAATTTACCAGTGTTTTATAAAATTTTAGATGTAGAAAAATTCTATGAGGCATTTTTTTTAGATAAGAAAACTCATCATGAAAAAATTAATTTTATTTTACCTTGTGGATTGGGAAAAGCTTGTATTAAAAATGATATTGCAAAAAAAGATATAATCAGGACACTTGAGGAATTTTTATGAAAAAAATTATATTATTTTTATTTTTTTTAGTTGGTCCAATACTATCTCAAGATGAAATCGAACATTTAAAACAAAGGCTTGAGCAACTTCATAACAATTTGTCTTACAATGTCTGGGTTGAAAAATATAATAATTTTAATATTTATAAAAAAACACAAGAAGAAGTTATTTCACTAGAAAAAGAAAGTTTGAAAGCCAATGAGCGCAATAAGACTATTCTTGAAAGACAGATTTTGATTTTAAAAGAAAGATTAGAGCTTTTAAATGAATACAAAAGTACAAATTTTTCAAAAGTAATACTTGCCCCAGAAGAAGTAGAAAAAATGGACAAATTGACTAATCCATTGTCTATTATTGCTGCATATTCTCATATTAAAAAATTAAAGCGAGATAGAGAAGATTTTATTAATATCTTAAATAGTTTTAAACAAACTTTAGAGGAACTAGTAAAAGAGAATATTTTGATTGCAGAGCTTGTAAAATTGAATCCATCTCAAGAAAATCAAGAACGTCTAGCAACTTCTAATCAAATGATAAGAGATTTTTCTCAGACTTTGCGTTTTGGTGAAATTTCTTATTCTGTTTATGAGAAAAAAATTCAAGAAGAAATAGATAAAACTACTGTTTCTATAAAGATGCAAGGTCTTAGAGCATTTAATGTAGTTTTAGCTATTGTTATAGTTATTGCTATTGCATTTTTACTTAAATTTATAGTAAGAAAATATATAGAAGACAATGATGATAGGTTTTATACAGCAAATAAAATCATTAATTTTATCAATATTAATGTCATAGTTTTAATTTTGCTTTTTAGCTATATCGAAAATATTAGCTATTTGATAACGGTTTTGGGTTTTGCATCTGCTGGTTTAGCTATTGCTATGAAAGATATGTTTATGTCTATGCTTGGATGGTGTGTTATAGTTTTTGGTGGTAGCTTTAGAGTAGGTGATAGAATAAGAGTTTTCCAAAATGGTAATCAGTATATAGGAGATATTATAGATATTTCTTTTTTAAGAATTACTCTATATGAAGACATTACTTTGCTTACCTACACGGATAATAGAAGAAGTGGCCGGATAATATTTATACCTAATAATTTTATTTTTACAAATCTTATTTCAAACTATACACATCATGGTATGAAAACTGTCTGGGATGGGTTAGATATTACTTTAACTTTTGATTCTAATCATCAAAAAGCACTAGAAATTGTGCAAGATATTATTATAAAAGCTTCTAAAGGCTATACAAAAATAGCAAAAGAATCTATGGCAAAATTGAGAAATGAATATAGTATAAGAAATCCTAAAGTGGAGCCTAGATTTTTTACTTTTTTTGAAAGTTATGGTATGAGAATTTCGGCTTGGTATATGACAAATTCTTACATGGCTTTAGTTTTAAGAAGTAATATTAGTAAAGAAATTATTAATGAATTTAATAAACATGATGATATTAAAATTTCATATCCTACTCAAAATCTTTATGTTTCAAAAAATGAATTTATAAATAATAAGGAAAATATTTGAAAAAAAAAGTATATTTTAAAACTTTTGGTTGTAGAACAAATATTTATGACACTCAACTTTTAAAAACTTATATCAAAGATCATGAAATAGTGCAAAATGAGAGTGAAGCAGAGGTTGTGGTGATTAATTCTTGTACTGTTACAAATGGTGCAGATAGTGGCCTTAGAGCCTATATTAATAGTATCAAAAAAAATGGAGTTAAGGTTATATTAACAGGATGTGGAGCTGTAAGCAAGGGAAAAGATTTTTTTGATAAAAAAGAGATTTTTGGAGTTTTGGGTGCTTCAAATAAAAGTAAGATTAATCAATTTATATCAGAAAACAAGGAATTTTATGATATAGGAGATTTAAAATTTATTGATACAAAAATAGTTAGTGATTATGAAAACCACACTAAAGCTTTTGTAAAAATTCAAGAAGGTTGTGATTTTGCTTGTAGTTATTGCATCATTCCTAGTGTGAGAGGAAAATCAAGAAGTGTGCCAAGCGAAGAGATAGTTAAACAAATAAAGCTTTTAGCTCATAATGGTTATAGTGAGATAGTATTAACAGGAACAAACATAGGTAGTTATGGCTTAAAGGAAAATATTTCTCTTGGTGTATTGCTTCAAAAAATTGGAAAAATTAATGGCATTAAAAGAATAAGACTTGGTAGTTTAGAACCTGCACAAATTGATGAAAGCTTTAAAGAAATTTTAAATGAACCTTGGTTGGAGAAGCATTTACACATTGCTTTACAGCATACTCATGAAAAAATGTTGCGTATTATGAGACGAAGATCTCATACAGAAAACGATTTAGCATTATTTAATGAACTAAGTCAAAAAGGATTTGCTTTGGGCACTGATTTTATAGTAGCACATCCTGGAGAAAGTGAAGAAATTTGGGAAGAAGCTTTGAAAAATTTTAAACTTTTTAATTTAACTCATATTCATGCTTTTATATTTTCTCCTCGTGATGGAACTTACTCTGCTTCCATGAATGAAAGAATAAATGGAGAAATTGCCAAGGAGAGATTGAATATTTTAAAAAATATTGTTGCCAAAAATAATTTTGAATTTAGAAAGCAACAAAATGAAAAATTGGAAATTTTAGTTGAAAGTAAGAAAAATGAATTTTATGAAGGATATGATCAGTTTTTTAATAAAATAAAAATTAAGACAAATCAGGATATTTCAAAACAATGGATCTTGCTTGAAGAATATGATAGGCATTATGAATATAATTTTGTGAGTTTTGATGATGAAAAATAAAAAAATTATTTTAATTTCTTTTTTGTTGCTTTGTGTGCTTTTTATTGCAGTTTTTATTAAAAATCAGCCAGAGAACATTAGCAAAGGGTTTTATGAAGATCTTTTAAATAAGGATTTGATTCAAAAAGTAATTATAAAACAAAATGAAATCTTATTAAAGACTGAAGAAGGAAAATATGTAATCATTAAAGATTTGGTAGATTTAAATTCTTTATGGGAGAAGTTTCCTTTAGAATATGCTGATGATTATAGTTTAAGTGATATATTTTTGACTTTATTTATTTTTGTATTTTTAATAAGTTTTTTGTTGTTTTTAAATAAAAAAAACAAAGATAGGCAAAATTTAATTTCATTAGAAAAAAATATTTTAGAAAAAAATGAACAAAAAAGATTAATACAAGCAGTAGTTAGTGATGTAAAATTTGAAGATGTTGCTGGAGTTGATGAAGCAAAGGTGGAATTGTTAGAAATTGTAGATTTTTTAAAAAAACCTCAAAAATACAAAAATTTTGGTGTTAAAATGCCAAAAGGAGTTTTGTT comes from the Campylobacter insulaenigrae NCTC 12927 genome and includes:
- the mtaB gene encoding tRNA (N(6)-L-threonylcarbamoyladenosine(37)-C(2))-methylthiotransferase MtaB, coding for MKKKVYFKTFGCRTNIYDTQLLKTYIKDHEIVQNESEAEVVVINSCTVTNGADSGLRAYINSIKKNGVKVILTGCGAVSKGKDFFDKKEIFGVLGASNKSKINQFISENKEFYDIGDLKFIDTKIVSDYENHTKAFVKIQEGCDFACSYCIIPSVRGKSRSVPSEEIVKQIKLLAHNGYSEIVLTGTNIGSYGLKENISLGVLLQKIGKINGIKRIRLGSLEPAQIDESFKEILNEPWLEKHLHIALQHTHEKMLRIMRRRSHTENDLALFNELSQKGFALGTDFIVAHPGESEEIWEEALKNFKLFNLTHIHAFIFSPRDGTYSASMNERINGEIAKERLNILKNIVAKNNFEFRKQQNEKLEILVESKKNEFYEGYDQFFNKIKIKTNQDISKQWILLEEYDRHYEYNFVSFDDEK
- a CDS encoding amino acid ABC transporter permease; translated protein: MFEILNQETFVRLAEGLKVTLELSIISILFSLIGGVFFGMVMNSKNKILYTFCRFMLEFVRIMPLIVWLFIVHFGLAKWNGLHLSALTSSIIVFSIWGTFEMMDLVRSSLASIPRHQYESGASLGFNKIQVYFFIIIPLSLRRLLPMSINLFTRIIKSTSIIYLIGGIELIKVGQQIIELSLFKNSYSAFVIYGLILIIYFILCYPLSVYSRFLERKWS
- a CDS encoding mechanosensitive ion channel family protein, yielding MKKIILFLFFLVGPILSQDEIEHLKQRLEQLHNNLSYNVWVEKYNNFNIYKKTQEEVISLEKESLKANERNKTILERQILILKERLELLNEYKSTNFSKVILAPEEVEKMDKLTNPLSIIAAYSHIKKLKRDREDFINILNSFKQTLEELVKENILIAELVKLNPSQENQERLATSNQMIRDFSQTLRFGEISYSVYEKKIQEEIDKTTVSIKMQGLRAFNVVLAIVIVIAIAFLLKFIVRKYIEDNDDRFYTANKIINFININVIVLILLFSYIENISYLITVLGFASAGLAIAMKDMFMSMLGWCVIVFGGSFRVGDRIRVFQNGNQYIGDIIDISFLRITLYEDITLLTYTDNRRSGRIIFIPNNFIFTNLISNYTHHGMKTVWDGLDITLTFDSNHQKALEIVQDIIIKASKGYTKIAKESMAKLRNEYSIRNPKVEPRFFTFFESYGMRISAWYMTNSYMALVLRSNISKEIINEFNKHDDIKISYPTQNLYVSKNEFINNKENI
- a CDS encoding pathogenesis-associated glutamine ABC transporter, ATP-binding protein, with translation MNILKIQNLQKYYGDHHVLKDINLELQQKEVVVILGPSGCGKSTLLRCINGLEEMADGTIYVEDEKIDKNYKKWTQIRQKIGMVFQSYELFDHLNVEQNILLGPLKVQKRDKKEVLDEAKYWLERVGLLHKIKAFPKELSGGQKQRIAIVRSLCMNPEIMLFDEVTAALDPEIVREVLDVILNLAKDGMSMLIVTHEMGFAKAVADRIVFMDDGKIVEISKPEEFFNNPKTDRAKKFLNLFNFHS
- a CDS encoding COG3400 family protein — encoded protein: MGRILLLADGLFAKEFVNKIFNNKTFEEIIDIVYYNDESVDLNLKNEQFFYYKFDPTSLIKLENLLNEEYHQVIIYMQKKEDALACYENLRKVHLRLNVVLMDFWGLDIKDNFCEIISICDTLNTRLIGCLDNMPSMAQFIGLGKGEIMEVKISAGSSFAYRHVSSISQKRFRIVMVYRNNDYILARPGLILMPNDSILIVGDPKALQSVFSSVKTSLGRFPSPFGDNILCIIDMKKMDEFSINKLIYASLLFHTRINSKKLYFRVINPTLTSMYYKLKSLNKNSVEVIFDYDYIDIKNIKNYTESTNIGLIVIENYLFEKEKEFLFNLKIPILKAGIGDFADLKSSVVLSSNFEDVEGIASIMLDLNKQIQLNLSLYYYAVKLNKAELFEYIQYFESLSKLHDEKLLQIEEKERNPISKFSYRQNMLHFIPFNEKILGNKLNKIFKTDLNTLYYKMNKNYQLFIPSL
- a CDS encoding MFS transporter; protein product: MQNKALRNTIYASLGGILEFYDFVLFIFFASIFAKIFFPQNNDFWPLVNTYIAFGAGYLARPFGAIVMAHFADIKGRKNIFYISMLLMVIPSFVLAFLPNYESIGLCATLILFLIRITQGLAIGAEVSGAWVFVSEFVGKKKIGLALGFISATLTIGLLLGSLATLTIYEFFTKEEVEKFAWRIPFVIGGIFGILSLFLRTKLNETPEFKNIQLNNSLLNFPLKNALKTHKISMFVCALQTIVLTSGVATLMILPQYFENLLEINKTTALYYQNFAIVAIIIGALIQGFLSDIFGAFKVCIIFSLLFGIFGFFLSFYDENFIYFYLLTCFSQGIISFAPIFMTQIFSTQLRSSGLSFAYNISYAILGFITPLIVNFIYKDYFSVYIIFVVLASLLSVFVVKNFKLIP
- a CDS encoding cysteine ABC transporter substrate-binding protein, giving the protein MKKIVFLSFLMAIFFGACSNESNVNSIDKIKQQGVIRIGVFGDKPPFGYLDAQGANQGYDVFFAKRIAKELLGDENKVQFVLVEAANRVEFLESNKVDIILANFTKTPEREAVVDFALPYMKVALGVVAPKGSDIKSIDDLKDKTLILNKGTTADAYFTKNHPEIKTIKFDQNTETFAALLGNRGDALSHDNALLFAWAKENPNFEVVIKELGNQDVIAPAVKKGDEAMLKFLNDLIVNLNKEQFFHKAYDETLKPFFSDDIQAIDVVVEE
- the aroB gene encoding 3-dehydroquinate synthase → MQIKIDVDRSYFVYIDELEKIYFDTKVVILTNDTVAKLHLDNLLHKIHAKEVFIISIKDGEKYKNLQTIEEILNQMFQYKLDRKSLLISFGGGVISDMGGFVASIYQRGIDFINIPTTLLACVDASVGGKTGINNKFGKNLIGSFYQPKAVYCQSEYLKTLSSRELAAGMAEFIKMAVIFDGKILDFIENLDENDFLNSNNSEQNINQIIQESVRLKAMVVSKDEKESGLRMLLNYGHTFAHVIENQTKYKKYLHGEAVAIGMHMANTLALNLGLLDAQVCQRVKKILNKFNLPVFYKILDVEKFYEAFFLDKKTHHEKINFILPCGLGKACIKNDIAKKDIIRTLEEFL